In Candidatus Methanosphaera massiliense, the following are encoded in one genomic region:
- a CDS encoding MotA/TolQ/ExbB proton channel family protein yields MASTIPGGDILTGILNVVAQSLLLPVLVLLIIFIIFAIIELGAIIAEYTGRKKITAEERSNIIKDIAKCNTQEEICDTINKTRLIKKDKKMLCEIASLDKEQYNKETREVLARNLIEDQEFKIMKTLEKDEIVAKVGSGCGLLGTIIPMGPGLAALGAGDMMTLTTNLTTAFNTTTAGLAAGTLCFVIARIRRRWYEEDLTALYDIGEAILEVM; encoded by the coding sequence ATGGCCAGTACTATACCTGGAGGAGATATTCTAACAGGAATATTGAATGTTGTCGCACAAAGTCTGTTACTTCCAGTATTAGTCTTACTTATAATATTTATAATATTTGCAATAATAGAATTAGGAGCTATAATTGCAGAATATACTGGACGTAAGAAAATAACTGCAGAAGAAAGAAGTAATATAATTAAAGACATAGCAAAGTGTAATACACAAGAAGAGATATGCGACACTATTAATAAAACAAGACTAATCAAAAAAGATAAAAAAATGTTATGTGAAATAGCATCTCTTGATAAAGAACAATATAATAAAGAAACCCGAGAAGTGTTAGCAAGAAATCTTATTGAAGACCAAGAATTCAAAATAATGAAAACATTAGAAAAAGATGAAATAGTTGCTAAAGTAGGTTCAGGTTGTGGATTACTAGGTACTATTATACCTATGGGTCCAGGACTAGCAGCTCTAGGTGCTGGAGATATGATGACATTAACAACTAACTTAACAACAGCATTTAACACAACTACTGCAGGATTAGCTGCAGGTACATTATGTTTCGTTATTGCAAGAATTCGTAGAAGATGGTACGAAGAGGATTTAACAGCATTATATGATATCGGAGAAGCTATTCTTGAGGTGATGTAA
- the galU gene encoding UTP--glucose-1-phosphate uridylyltransferase GalU, which translates to MKAVIPAAGLGTRFLPATKAQPKEMLPVFNKPTIQYVVEEAVNSGIDDILIITGKGKRSIEDHFDRSFELEYHLNEKGKYQYLEEVQSITDMADIYYVRQKRQKGLGDAVSCAKKHIGDEPFAVLLGDTITYSQTPCIKQLLNVYNKYGGSTIAIEELPEHKIERYGIVDGSCIENNIYKVDNLVEKPKLEDAPSNLGITGRYILTPDIFDQLDEIDAGVGGEIQLTDAINNQENVYATTFEGTIYDIGNTIEWLKSSIDMALTHDDVREDIINHMKQKIKEYQ; encoded by the coding sequence ATGAAAGCAGTAATACCAGCAGCAGGTTTAGGTACAAGATTTTTACCAGCTACAAAAGCACAACCAAAAGAAATGTTACCTGTATTTAATAAACCAACAATACAGTACGTGGTAGAAGAAGCAGTAAATTCAGGTATAGATGATATACTAATAATTACAGGTAAAGGTAAACGTTCAATAGAAGACCACTTTGACAGGTCTTTTGAATTAGAATATCATTTAAATGAAAAAGGAAAATATCAATACCTAGAAGAAGTACAATCAATTACAGACATGGCAGATATATATTATGTAAGACAAAAAAGACAAAAAGGTTTAGGGGACGCTGTTTCATGTGCAAAAAAACATATAGGTGATGAACCATTCGCAGTACTTCTTGGAGATACAATTACATACTCACAAACACCTTGTATTAAACAATTGTTAAACGTATATAATAAATATGGTGGATCTACAATAGCAATTGAAGAACTACCTGAACATAAAATTGAAAGATACGGTATTGTAGATGGAAGTTGTATAGAGAATAATATTTATAAGGTAGATAATCTGGTGGAAAAACCAAAACTTGAAGATGCACCTTCAAATCTTGGTATAACTGGTAGATACATATTAACTCCAGATATATTTGATCAATTAGATGAAATTGATGCTGGTGTTGGTGGAGAAATACAGTTAACTGATGCAATTAATAATCAGGAGAATGTATACGCTACAACATTCGAGGGAACAATATATGATATTGGTAACACTATTGAATGGCTAAAAAGTTCCATTGACATGGCATTAACTCATGATGATGTACGTGAAGATATCATTAATCATATGAAACAAAAAATCAAGGAATATCAATAA
- a CDS encoding DUF2162 domain-containing protein, whose protein sequence is MLEQFWQYGILAAVLIFGLKIGLALGFSGIKKRNVYLILVGYFVGLVVLSYIVQPYTKELYNFVYNYTSYIFAVIAAVILITGFKTVYDWKVTGKDVGSSTCMAVVAPCPCCFGAILTSILLVSPMAGVSSVSLGLLSSVALVAVMGITYALSTKIVKKINKPYPIVLGNFMIFIGLYFCLCLLILPNISSLTSGSAVQIQSLTDIGYMLIAVIGLVILGIIYTKRKSDLIEF, encoded by the coding sequence ATGCTAGAACAATTCTGGCAATATGGAATATTAGCAGCAGTTCTAATATTTGGTTTGAAAATAGGATTAGCTCTAGGATTTTCAGGTATTAAAAAAAGAAATGTATACTTAATATTAGTTGGGTACTTCGTAGGACTTGTAGTACTATCATACATAGTACAACCATACACCAAAGAACTATATAATTTTGTATATAATTATACCAGTTACATCTTCGCAGTAATTGCAGCAGTAATTCTTATAACTGGATTTAAAACTGTATATGACTGGAAAGTAACAGGTAAAGACGTTGGAAGCAGTACATGTATGGCAGTAGTTGCGCCATGTCCATGTTGTTTTGGTGCAATATTAACTTCAATATTACTAGTATCTCCAATGGCTGGTGTATCATCAGTATCTCTAGGATTATTGTCCTCAGTTGCATTAGTAGCTGTGATGGGAATAACCTATGCATTGTCAACTAAAATTGTGAAAAAAATTAATAAACCATATCCTATTGTATTAGGAAATTTCATGATTTTTATTGGTTTATACTTCTGTCTATGCTTATTAATACTACCTAATATTTCATCATTAACATCAGGATCAGCAGTACAAATTCAATCATTAACTGATATAGGTTATATGCTAATTGCAGTGATTGGATTAGTAATACTCGGCATTATATATACTAAAAGAAAAAGCGATTTAATAGAATTCTAA
- a CDS encoding glucose-1-phosphate thymidylyltransferase yields MKGVILSGGHGTRLRPLTHTGPKQLIPIANKPVIYYAIEDLRDAGITDIGIILGTNMPNKIKDALGDGSKFGVKITYIMQGEPKGLAHAAATAKDFVDGDSFVMYLGDNILKSGIEEFVKGFDESKFASRLLLQEVPDPRQFGVAELNDNGEIINLVEKPEHPKSNLALVGIYLFKNEIFDAIDKIKPSWRNELEITDAIQKLIDEGYDVDSFVVEGWWKDTGKPEDVLDANQLILESIQTDIKGTIEDDVKIKGRVIIGEDTIIKSGSVIKGPAIIGKNCEIKGYVGPYTSIGDNTKLIESEIDSSIIIGNSIIQSDKRITESLLGQNSKIISDKTTYPKGRSFVIGENSIINL; encoded by the coding sequence ATGAAGGGAGTTATTTTATCTGGTGGACATGGAACTAGACTAAGACCATTAACACATACAGGTCCAAAACAATTAATTCCAATAGCAAATAAGCCAGTAATTTATTATGCAATAGAAGATTTAAGAGATGCTGGAATAACTGATATTGGAATAATCCTAGGAACCAACATGCCTAATAAAATAAAAGATGCCTTAGGTGATGGGTCTAAATTTGGAGTAAAAATCACATATATCATGCAGGGAGAACCAAAAGGACTAGCTCATGCAGCAGCAACAGCTAAAGACTTTGTTGATGGGGATTCTTTTGTCATGTATCTAGGTGATAATATACTAAAATCAGGAATTGAGGAATTTGTAAAAGGATTTGATGAATCAAAATTTGCATCAAGATTATTATTACAGGAAGTTCCTGATCCAAGACAATTTGGTGTAGCAGAACTAAATGATAATGGTGAAATAATTAATTTAGTTGAAAAACCAGAGCATCCGAAGAGTAACTTAGCATTAGTCGGAATATACTTATTCAAAAACGAGATATTTGATGCTATAGATAAAATTAAACCTTCTTGGAGAAATGAGTTAGAAATTACTGACGCTATCCAGAAACTAATCGATGAAGGCTATGATGTTGATTCCTTCGTAGTTGAAGGATGGTGGAAAGACACAGGAAAACCAGAAGATGTACTTGATGCTAACCAGTTAATTCTAGAATCAATACAAACAGATATCAAAGGAACAATAGAAGATGATGTAAAAATCAAAGGAAGAGTAATCATTGGTGAAGATACAATAATAAAATCTGGTTCTGTAATAAAAGGACCTGCAATCATAGGAAAAAACTGTGAAATAAAAGGTTATGTTGGCCCATATACATCTATAGGTGATAATACAAAACTAATAGAATCAGAGATAGATTCATCAATCATTATTGGAAACTCAATAATACAATCAGATAAGAGAATAACTGAAAGTCTTCTAGGACAAAATTCAAAAATAATTTCAGATAAAACAACCTATCCAAAAGGACGTAGTTTTGTAATAGGTGAAAATTCAATAATTAATTTATGA
- a CDS encoding Ig-like domain repeat protein, with translation MLFLILLTTVLLSITSISAENTNDTNTLQDNNHHIQPVTQQSNTTQIQNTKYVQNNTKNLKKEESNDIYIDSSSTNQVEDGTIDNPYKTITETIITNNSKLHVNTGTYYLKSMNITKNTTIIGQNRNSTIFIANDTSSIFTISDNNQLTLINITLKDYESSTQAAITNNGNLTVRDSCFLNNTGLERTSKGGSIYNTGILYVENTDFSSNTASWGASIYNNRGRTTIRNSNFTKDNTYNVGGSVYSIRGNLLILNSNFKNNSAVSGGAVYNAFGNVTINNTLFLKNQAASFYGGALYSTGIVRITNSQFLYNHGTYNGGAITNTNNFTAINCTFESNSAGESGGAIENIAWTATENGNLTLINCNFTENSATVNGGAIANLNTTPVEGNYGTITARNSVFRLNTAGEKGGAIWNEQYINLEYNAFIGNEAETNNTIYSNSSLIKSIENNWWGNNNPKWDKIGVIPDHWVVMTFTNTTPLIEKLDTTLLVTINSLNNGDKLSSNIPIREVVYIANNTVFTENFQNINNQTINTCKPEYENISVLIDDQLLTLTPLEANITYILLDNNQTIQFNINLPNNINGKASIKINGKTIINKVKVVNGKASVKYAIPTSWGNKNYTATIVLNTINDKKLSKNITITIPKRSVTAKITIKNTTAIRTGDTIQMIADVTCGNKKVTNGKVSFKINGKTIASNVRIVNGKAIINYTIPQNFNPKQYNVSIVYGGDNNKYSCNNKTIMTISKQNAHVTPNSTLYLMSDSGVSITMGVLDSHNNYVSQGKICYKINGKTIKTNITLTDGVFTFEYVTPAVKSGQTLKQTLTIRMGANKKYNAMTIRIPIVIS, from the coding sequence TTGTTATTCTTAATTCTATTAACAACTGTTTTATTATCCATAACATCAATATCTGCAGAGAATACTAATGATACTAATACACTACAAGATAATAATCATCATATACAACCAGTCACACAGCAAAGTAATACTACACAAATTCAAAACACGAAATATGTCCAAAATAATACTAAAAACCTGAAAAAAGAAGAAAGTAACGATATTTATATTGATTCATCATCCACTAATCAAGTTGAAGATGGTACAATTGATAATCCATATAAAACAATAACAGAAACAATAATAACAAATAACAGTAAATTACATGTTAACACGGGCACATATTATTTAAAATCAATGAATATCACAAAAAACACAACAATAATTGGTCAAAATAGAAATAGTACTATATTCATAGCAAATGATACTAGTAGTATATTCACCATATCAGATAATAATCAATTAACCCTTATTAATATAACACTGAAAGATTATGAATCCAGCACTCAGGCAGCAATCACTAATAATGGAAATTTAACTGTTAGAGATTCATGTTTCCTAAATAATACTGGTTTAGAAAGAACATCTAAAGGCGGAAGCATATATAATACTGGCATATTATATGTAGAAAACACGGACTTTTCAAGTAATACCGCTTCATGGGGAGCTTCAATATACAATAATCGTGGAAGAACTACAATTAGAAACTCAAATTTCACGAAAGATAATACGTATAATGTTGGAGGATCTGTGTATAGCATACGTGGAAATCTCTTAATACTAAATTCAAATTTCAAAAACAATTCAGCTGTAAGTGGTGGAGCAGTTTATAATGCATTTGGAAATGTGACAATTAACAACACGTTATTCTTAAAAAACCAGGCTGCATCCTTTTATGGTGGTGCCTTATATAGTACAGGTATTGTAAGAATAACAAACAGCCAATTCCTATATAATCATGGTACATATAATGGTGGAGCAATCACGAACACTAATAATTTCACTGCAATAAATTGTACATTTGAATCAAATAGTGCTGGAGAAAGTGGTGGAGCTATAGAAAATATTGCATGGACTGCTACTGAAAATGGAAATTTAACCTTGATTAACTGTAATTTTACAGAAAATAGTGCAACTGTTAATGGTGGAGCAATAGCTAATCTTAACACAACACCTGTTGAAGGAAATTATGGTACTATCACTGCTAGAAACTCAGTGTTTAGATTAAATACTGCTGGAGAAAAAGGTGGAGCTATATGGAATGAACAATATATTAATTTAGAATACAATGCATTTATAGGTAATGAAGCTGAAACTAATAACACAATATATAGTAATAGTTCATTAATTAAATCAATAGAAAATAATTGGTGGGGTAACAATAATCCAAAATGGGATAAAATAGGAGTAATCCCTGATCATTGGGTTGTTATGACATTTACTAATACCACACCACTAATTGAAAAATTAGATACAACATTATTAGTAACAATTAATTCATTAAATAACGGTGATAAATTAAGTTCAAACATTCCTATAAGAGAAGTTGTATATATTGCTAATAACACAGTTTTTACAGAGAATTTTCAGAATATTAATAATCAAACAATAAATACATGTAAACCAGAATATGAGAATATTAGTGTATTAATTGATGATCAATTATTAACATTGACGCCATTGGAAGCTAATATAACATATATTCTATTAGATAATAATCAGACAATACAGTTTAATATAAATCTACCTAACAATATTAATGGTAAAGCTTCTATTAAAATTAATGGTAAAACCATAATTAATAAAGTAAAAGTAGTTAATGGTAAAGCATCAGTAAAATATGCTATACCTACATCATGGGGCAATAAAAATTATACTGCAACAATTGTATTAAATACAATTAATGATAAGAAATTATCCAAGAATATTACAATAACTATTCCTAAACGTAGTGTAACAGCTAAAATTACCATAAAAAATACCACTGCTATTAGAACAGGAGACACAATTCAAATGATAGCTGATGTAACCTGTGGAAATAAAAAGGTAACTAACGGAAAAGTTTCCTTTAAAATTAATGGTAAAACTATTGCATCTAATGTTAGAATAGTTAATGGTAAAGCTATAATAAATTATACTATTCCTCAAAATTTCAATCCTAAACAATATAATGTCAGCATTGTTTATGGTGGAGATAATAACAAATATTCATGTAATAACAAGACTATTATGACAATTTCAAAACAAAATGCACATGTAACTCCTAACAGTACATTGTATTTAATGAGTGATAGTGGTGTCAGCATCACTATGGGTGTTCTTGATTCACATAATAACTATGTTTCACAGGGAAAAATATGTTATAAGATTAATGGTAAAACTATAAAAACTAATATTACTTTAACTGATGGTGTATTTACATTTGAATATGTAACACCTGCTGTAAAAAGTGGTCAGACATTAAAACAAACATTAACAATTAGAATGGGAGCAAATAAAAAATATAATGCGATGACTATTCGTATTCCTATTGTAATTAGTTAG
- a CDS encoding autotransporter outer membrane beta-barrel domain-containing protein — protein sequence MEPGTNTTFVAIVPSDATGTVVFKINNEIISNNITINSTLLTYTYEVPEYYNDPTYNLTLSYSGDSKYKPVNVSTLIALTSEETNVDPQITVDNITVKYLSQTQIVAHMAPDVKGVVEFRLNKTKLATVEIVNGTAIYNFNANATRLPGVYRLQVIYAGNYKYSNSTVRSRLTILKLNANLTTENITSKAGSNTTFTSRVIDELGRPVSNALVVYKINQNTIGNITTNETGYAVYHYVIPYQFDDQEYSVQAVLRETSTVNSTRTNATLKLTQLSTRVEVPKISAKINDTVTITATVIDENGNNVLKGVVLFKINGVTTVRKNVSIGHALYTYVPKVNSAKIYNITCIYQGYWKYADSQNNGKLTINKIGTVTTARYVDAKIGKKVVLSASVKDKNQLNVNGGYVRFTLNGKDVGKVAVKNGAANLTYYVGIMKQGAYRLNATYLGSNAYYSSYNLNYMNVTRLNARMVSDAVYVTIGKTAKITVTILDETNHHAENGTVTFTLNGTTIGKATVKKGVASISYRPPNKYNGLTLKYLAKLQANQYYSSAYTINNLTVSSLSTVFVSPKGSDSNIGDKYHPFRTVSYAVGHVSTYGSVILTNGTYSASNIYLNKTIKIIGSGTKTFITGNGKGPIFTVTTNNTHITIKSLTIKNGKSSANRSAGAIVSYGKLNITGVKFINNTATGAYSGGAIYSLGILNLTGVTFTNNAVSNSNGEGGALRLINNTTNINRAWFTGNTAKGTNSTGGGAIYMQDGDLVINSASFNNNRATGKMVLGGAIKAAYGDIVITSSTFLNNYVSGTNIGIGGAINSLGAGLYINKTKFQSNKAYGNTVAGAGAMYIQYAASDIYNTNFTSNLAKSKSVIGGAIEEYYAYSKFVNCIFNSNTLTATQKTSFGGAIYFETGNLTVLKCKFNKNTVTSKNTSIGGAIYTSSNATITNCDFTSNKVTGKYIGGGAIANMNKITISRTNFISNNATGVGNSITAISGSRNSIQNNYWGSKKPTWSKELRGVTKPSKFATTKFSH from the coding sequence ATGGAACCTGGTACTAACACTACATTTGTAGCTATAGTTCCATCAGATGCTACAGGAACAGTTGTATTTAAGATAAATAATGAAATAATATCTAATAATATAACAATTAACTCAACATTACTAACTTACACTTACGAGGTACCTGAATATTATAATGATCCAACATATAATTTAACATTATCTTATTCTGGTGATTCTAAATATAAACCAGTAAATGTAAGTACACTCATTGCATTAACAAGTGAAGAAACTAATGTAGACCCACAGATAACTGTAGATAATATAACAGTAAAATACTTATCACAAACACAAATAGTAGCACACATGGCACCAGATGTTAAAGGTGTAGTTGAATTTAGATTAAATAAAACAAAACTTGCCACTGTAGAAATAGTAAATGGAACAGCAATATATAATTTTAACGCCAATGCTACAAGACTGCCAGGAGTGTATAGGTTACAAGTGATATATGCTGGTAACTATAAGTATTCAAATAGTACAGTAAGATCAAGATTAACCATTCTCAAGTTAAATGCTAATTTAACTACAGAAAATATAACTTCTAAAGCAGGTTCTAATACAACATTCACTTCAAGGGTAATTGATGAACTAGGAAGACCAGTAAGTAATGCATTAGTTGTATATAAAATTAATCAAAACACGATTGGTAATATCACAACTAACGAAACAGGATATGCCGTATATCATTATGTAATACCATATCAATTTGATGATCAAGAATATAGTGTTCAGGCAGTACTTCGAGAAACAAGTACTGTTAATTCAACAAGAACTAATGCTACATTAAAATTAACACAATTATCTACAAGAGTAGAAGTTCCAAAGATATCCGCTAAAATAAATGATACAGTAACAATAACAGCAACAGTCATTGATGAAAATGGTAATAATGTATTAAAAGGAGTTGTATTATTCAAAATCAATGGAGTTACCACAGTTAGAAAAAATGTGTCTATAGGACATGCATTATATACATATGTACCTAAAGTAAACAGTGCAAAAATATATAATATAACCTGTATTTATCAGGGATACTGGAAATATGCTGACTCTCAGAATAATGGTAAATTAACCATCAATAAGATTGGTACAGTAACAACTGCAAGATACGTTGATGCAAAAATTGGTAAAAAGGTAGTTCTTTCTGCTAGTGTAAAAGATAAAAATCAATTAAATGTAAATGGTGGATATGTACGATTTACATTAAATGGAAAAGATGTTGGAAAAGTAGCTGTTAAAAATGGTGCAGCAAACTTAACATACTATGTTGGAATCATGAAACAAGGAGCATACAGACTTAATGCAACATACCTTGGAAGTAATGCATATTATTCCAGTTATAATTTGAATTATATGAATGTAACAAGATTAAATGCTAGAATGGTCTCCGATGCAGTATATGTAACTATAGGTAAAACTGCTAAAATTACAGTAACAATACTTGATGAAACAAATCATCATGCAGAGAATGGTACTGTAACATTTACATTAAACGGTACTACTATTGGTAAAGCAACAGTTAAAAAGGGTGTAGCCAGTATATCCTACAGGCCACCAAATAAGTACAACGGTTTAACATTAAAATATCTAGCAAAACTTCAGGCTAACCAATACTACTCATCAGCTTACACAATAAATAACCTTACTGTTTCAAGTTTAAGCACGGTATTTGTCAGTCCTAAGGGCAGTGACTCTAACATAGGTGATAAATATCATCCATTCAGAACAGTATCCTATGCAGTAGGACATGTAAGCACATATGGTTCTGTTATCTTAACTAATGGTACCTATTCAGCTTCCAATATATACTTAAATAAAACTATTAAGATTATTGGAAGTGGAACTAAGACATTTATAACAGGTAATGGCAAGGGTCCTATATTTACAGTAACTACAAACAATACACATATTACAATAAAAAGTTTAACTATTAAGAATGGTAAATCATCAGCAAATAGAAGTGCTGGTGCAATAGTCTCATATGGTAAATTAAATATTACAGGTGTAAAGTTTATAAATAACACAGCTACTGGAGCATATTCTGGTGGAGCAATATATTCATTAGGTATTCTAAACCTGACTGGTGTAACATTTACAAATAATGCAGTATCAAATAGTAATGGTGAAGGTGGAGCTTTACGTTTAATAAACAACACAACAAATATTAATAGAGCATGGTTCACAGGCAATACAGCTAAAGGTACTAATTCAACTGGTGGTGGAGCTATATATATGCAGGATGGAGATTTAGTAATTAATTCAGCATCCTTTAACAACAATAGAGCCACTGGTAAAATGGTATTAGGTGGAGCAATAAAAGCTGCCTATGGTGATATTGTAATTACATCATCTACATTCCTAAATAATTATGTGAGTGGTACTAATATTGGAATAGGTGGAGCAATAAATAGTTTAGGTGCTGGTTTATATATCAACAAAACTAAGTTCCAATCAAACAAGGCATATGGAAACACAGTTGCAGGTGCAGGTGCAATGTACATACAATATGCAGCATCTGATATATATAATACAAACTTCACATCTAACCTAGCAAAATCTAAATCAGTTATAGGTGGTGCTATAGAAGAATACTATGCATATTCAAAATTTGTAAATTGTATATTTAATTCAAATACACTTACCGCAACACAAAAAACATCCTTCGGTGGAGCTATATACTTTGAAACTGGTAACTTAACAGTACTTAAATGTAAATTCAATAAAAACACAGTGACTTCAAAAAATACATCTATTGGTGGAGCAATATACACAAGCTCTAATGCCACTATAACAAACTGTGACTTCACATCAAATAAAGTAACAGGTAAATATATTGGTGGTGGAGCAATAGCAAACATGAATAAAATAACCATTTCAAGAACAAACTTCATATCAAATAATGCTACTGGTGTAGGTAATAGTATTACAGCTATATCAGGTTCTAGAAACAGTATTCAAAATAATTACTGGGGATCAAAGAAACCTACATGGAGTAAAGAATTAAGAGGAGTTACCAAACCATCTAAATTTGCGACTACCAAATTTTCACATTAG
- a CDS encoding DUF2149 domain-containing protein has translation MSLRRGKLRSGEDLDPMSSAVNMTDIMLVLAVGFLIFAVMSTGAQNMNQAMSQQQSMQQQQQSMQQQQAQTTELDNNQTQQLNETPENVTKSGSGYQEMGKVYQDPSTGKMVMVSS, from the coding sequence ATGTCATTAAGAAGAGGAAAACTACGCTCTGGTGAAGATTTAGATCCTATGTCATCAGCAGTAAACATGACTGATATCATGTTAGTATTAGCAGTGGGTTTTCTAATATTTGCTGTGATGTCTACAGGAGCTCAAAATATGAACCAAGCAATGTCTCAACAACAGTCCATGCAACAGCAACAACAATCAATGCAACAACAGCAGGCTCAAACTACAGAATTAGATAATAATCAAACACAACAATTAAATGAAACACCTGAAAATGTAACTAAATCTGGTTCAGGATACCAGGAAATGGGAAAAGTTTATCAAGATCCTAGTACTGGTAAAATGGTTATGGTGAGTTCATAA